In a single window of the Paenibacillus sp. MMS20-IR301 genome:
- a CDS encoding helix-turn-helix transcriptional regulator, whose product MVPTTTTIRDELAMYLSQKGMSINQFSGQSGINSGTLSRILNDQQPIAMDHLVRITKAMELPEDHFYSLYVEECFYHSSPTWRRLRPFLVHSAALGRLDCVEQVVQNLLENLIYAPMLFEVAEGLFQEGLWEAAELLYKNVSVSEKYQNSERLAICQFRLFRIALGDDQTKNLQAALLFECYLDRLDEADQLDGLNHLINVYYSLHKWKKVDDLAQELFQLASLRYDLHHNSKRTQNSPKNPEKPLYRYILYSHLMRASVYEEQKDYKTAQKFVSLYMDSSWIREDDENAKRTVAQYQEWGNANTILYRLMLGQHEALLEYVELISLQNDEIFVALFNIVIAANLFNWNIDHILERFAAYLPYRTNLDEFGEYHQQIIADQYARFLSELAAYYLHNKRREGIIFVLQSLALSARINNETNIFKCVDLFEQHRHLTDEEEKEQYKLLIREVQDSHDKKIHQASSFL is encoded by the coding sequence ATGGTCCCTACTACAACTACGATTCGTGACGAACTAGCGATGTATTTGTCGCAGAAGGGGATGTCTATTAATCAATTCTCCGGACAATCCGGAATTAATTCAGGAACGCTCAGCCGGATCCTTAATGATCAGCAGCCCATTGCTATGGACCATCTGGTGCGGATCACCAAGGCGATGGAGCTGCCGGAGGATCACTTCTACAGCTTATACGTGGAAGAATGCTTCTATCATTCATCACCGACTTGGCGGCGTTTACGGCCTTTTCTTGTACACTCAGCTGCGCTAGGCCGTCTTGATTGCGTTGAGCAGGTCGTTCAGAATCTGCTGGAGAATCTTATCTACGCTCCTATGCTGTTTGAAGTCGCTGAAGGACTGTTTCAGGAAGGGCTGTGGGAAGCTGCCGAATTATTGTATAAGAATGTGAGCGTCAGTGAGAAATACCAGAATTCCGAAAGACTCGCAATCTGTCAATTCCGCCTGTTCCGGATTGCCCTTGGTGACGATCAGACGAAGAATTTGCAGGCGGCCCTTCTCTTCGAATGTTACCTGGACCGGCTGGATGAAGCGGATCAGTTGGATGGGCTTAATCATTTGATAAATGTCTATTACTCCCTGCACAAGTGGAAAAAGGTGGATGATTTGGCGCAGGAATTGTTCCAGCTAGCCTCTCTTCGATATGACCTTCACCACAATTCAAAACGTACTCAGAATAGCCCGAAAAATCCCGAAAAACCGCTCTACCGCTATATTCTATATTCACATCTCATGCGTGCAAGTGTCTATGAAGAGCAGAAGGATTACAAGACGGCACAAAAATTTGTATCTCTTTATATGGATAGCAGCTGGATACGAGAAGACGATGAAAATGCCAAACGAACTGTAGCCCAGTATCAGGAATGGGGTAATGCAAATACCATATTGTACCGGTTGATGTTAGGGCAGCATGAAGCATTGCTTGAATATGTCGAACTTATTTCCCTGCAAAATGATGAGATATTTGTCGCTTTATTCAATATCGTTATTGCGGCTAACCTCTTTAATTGGAATATTGATCACATTCTGGAGCGGTTTGCTGCTTATCTCCCGTATCGAACAAACCTTGATGAGTTTGGTGAGTATCACCAGCAGATTATAGCTGACCAATATGCACGATTTCTTTCTGAACTAGCAGCTTATTACTTACATAACAAGCGCAGAGAAGGTATTATCTTTGTTCTGCAAAGTTTGGCATTATCTGCTAGAATTAATAACGAGACTAACATCTTCAAATGTGTTGATCTGTTCGAACAGCATCGGCATCTGACAGATGAAGAAGAGAAAGAGCAATACAAACTTCTAATTAGAGAGGTGCAGGACTCACATGACAAAAAAATTCATCAAGCTTCTAGCTTCCTGTAG
- a CDS encoding helix-turn-helix transcriptional regulator, whose protein sequence is MVPTITTIRDELAMYLSQKGMSINRFSGQSGINSGTLSRILNDQQPIAMDHLVRITKAMELPEDHYYSLYVDECFYHSSPTWRRLRPFLVHSAALGRLDCVEQVVQNLLENLIYAPMLFEVAEGLFQEGLWEAAGVLYKNVSASEKYQNSERLAVCQFRLFRIALGDDQAQNLQAALLFECYLDRLNEADQLDALKHLGHVYGSLNRWHKVDELAKQMQQLAAIRYNLQRQSGRRVSDEKQPEKPLYFYILYAQLIRSNVCEKSGDYQSALDYVSLYMDGSWIQEDNDEVKRTVAQFQEWGTANRLLYRVMAGLHEALSDYVEFISERPDEIFIALYNIISSANRYEWDVDYILERFAAYIPYRTYSTEFGDYNRQVMLDQHARFLAELASYYLHNERKEGIQFILQSLESSAKINNESNVIRCVDLFGQHRNQADEEENEQYKFQIGIYL, encoded by the coding sequence ATGGTCCCTACTATAACTACAATTCGTGACGAACTAGCGATGTATTTGTCGCAGAAGGGGATGTCTATTAATCGATTCTCCGGACAATCCGGAATTAACTCGGGAACACTCAGCCGGATCCTTAATGATCAGCAGCCCATTGCTATGGACCATCTGGTGCGAATCACCAAGGCGATGGAACTGCCGGAGGATCATTACTACAGCTTATACGTGGACGAATGCTTCTATCATTCATCACCGACTTGGCGGCGTTTGCGGCCTTTTCTTGTACACTCAGCTGCGCTAGGCCGTCTGGATTGCGTTGAGCAGGTCGTTCAGAATCTGCTGGAGAATCTAATCTACGCTCCTATGCTATTCGAAGTGGCTGAAGGACTGTTTCAGGAAGGGCTGTGGGAAGCTGCCGGGGTGCTGTACAAGAATGTGAGTGCCAGTGAGAAATACCAGAATTCCGAAAGACTCGCGGTATGTCAATTTCGTCTATTCCGAATTGCCCTTGGAGACGATCAGGCGCAGAACTTGCAGGCGGCTCTTCTCTTCGAATGTTACCTGGACCGGCTGAATGAAGCAGATCAATTGGATGCATTGAAGCACTTGGGTCATGTCTATGGTTCACTAAATAGGTGGCATAAGGTGGATGAACTAGCCAAGCAGATGCAGCAATTAGCCGCTATTCGATATAATCTTCAGCGCCAATCAGGCCGCAGAGTGAGTGATGAGAAACAACCGGAGAAACCCCTGTATTTCTACATCCTCTACGCACAGCTTATCCGTTCAAATGTATGTGAGAAATCAGGAGACTATCAATCGGCATTAGACTATGTGTCGCTCTATATGGATGGAAGCTGGATACAGGAAGACAATGATGAGGTGAAGCGGACTGTGGCCCAGTTTCAGGAGTGGGGTACCGCGAACCGGCTGCTCTATCGGGTGATGGCAGGACTGCATGAAGCACTCTCGGACTATGTCGAATTTATCTCAGAGCGGCCAGATGAGATATTTATAGCTTTGTACAATATTATCTCGTCAGCTAACCGGTATGAATGGGATGTTGATTATATTTTGGAGCGGTTTGCTGCCTATATCCCCTACCGGACCTATTCTACAGAATTTGGAGATTACAATCGGCAGGTTATGTTGGACCAACACGCCAGATTTCTTGCTGAATTAGCATCCTATTATTTACATAATGAGCGCAAGGAAGGGATACAATTCATTTTGCAAAGCCTGGAGTCCTCTGCCAAAATCAATAACGAGAGCAATGTTATCAGATGTGTCGACCTGTTCGGGCAGCATCGGAATCAGGCAGATGAAGAAGAAAATGAACAATATAAATTTCAAATTGGAATATACCTGTAA